Proteins encoded in a region of the Nonomuraea helvata genome:
- a CDS encoding NAD(P)H-dependent oxidoreductase, which produces MSRLLHISASPRGGESISLGIAQTFVEEYLAARPGATVDHFDLWDGTLPEFGPAAAGAKMTVFGGGTPEGEQAEAWAAAVRTFERFDSYDRYLFSVPMWNAGVPYKLKQFVDVVSQPAMIFDVHPETGYRPLLTGKRAAVVYTSAVWGPELGPAFGSDFQSTFFNGWLRWTGISDIQEIRHHPTLTGSYDDERKQADERARQIARTF; this is translated from the coding sequence ATGAGCAGACTGCTGCACATTTCCGCCTCCCCTCGGGGCGGGGAGTCGATCTCGCTGGGGATCGCGCAGACCTTCGTCGAGGAGTACCTGGCAGCCCGTCCGGGCGCGACGGTCGACCACTTCGACCTGTGGGACGGGACGCTGCCCGAGTTCGGGCCTGCTGCGGCGGGGGCGAAGATGACCGTGTTCGGGGGCGGCACTCCCGAGGGCGAGCAGGCCGAGGCGTGGGCGGCCGCCGTGCGCACGTTCGAGCGCTTCGACTCCTACGACCGTTACCTCTTCAGCGTGCCGATGTGGAACGCGGGCGTGCCGTACAAGCTGAAGCAGTTCGTCGACGTCGTCAGCCAGCCTGCGATGATCTTCGACGTGCACCCGGAGACCGGCTATCGCCCGCTCCTGACCGGCAAGCGCGCCGCCGTCGTCTACACCAGCGCGGTCTGGGGGCCGGAGCTGGGGCCGGCGTTCGGGAGCGACTTCCAGTCGACGTTCTTCAACGGCTGGCTGCGCTGGACCGGCATCAGCGACATCCAGGAGATCCGCCATCATCCGACGCTCACGGGCTCGTACGATGACGAACGCAAGCAGGCCGACGAACGCGCCCGCCAGATCGCCAGGACGTTCTAA
- a CDS encoding ABC transporter ATP-binding protein, with protein sequence MSSVVLDKVTKVYPGDYLAVDRLSLRAEAGEFLVLLGPSGCGKSTLLRMIAGLEEITEGDLWLDGQIANHLAPRDRDVAMVFQNGALYPHRTVRGNIAFPLEIAKSDPAMVRERVTELSKALHIDETLDRRPGTLSGGQRQRVAMGRAIVRQPKLFLMDEPLSNLDAGMRTELRMEISALVRSLGVTTIYVTHDQVEALTLADRIAILNRGVLQDVGTPAQIYNDPATAFVAAFLNSQQLNLLAAGVRTPQNQYVMLDFGPHRLTLPWSDPRAYAISQHTGGQVLVGLRPDGLAPVPESYEGPSFFGRVRALEYHGHEWLAYIECGMPAMPVPEPPDPRQRLNGEKNGSGKLSGLVRRIFSSSSREEEHQEQERVGQHPNSGIHRRSDLIVRLGNRPVWRAGDAAKVAVDLSRLMIFTLDGARIDPPRR encoded by the coding sequence ATGAGCTCGGTCGTTCTCGACAAAGTGACCAAGGTGTATCCGGGCGACTACCTCGCAGTCGACCGGCTGAGCCTTAGGGCGGAGGCCGGCGAGTTCCTCGTCCTCCTCGGTCCCTCCGGATGCGGTAAGTCCACGCTGCTCCGCATGATCGCGGGACTGGAGGAGATCACCGAGGGCGACCTCTGGCTGGACGGGCAGATCGCCAACCACCTGGCCCCGCGCGATCGGGACGTGGCCATGGTGTTCCAGAACGGCGCCCTCTATCCGCACAGGACCGTGCGGGGGAACATCGCCTTTCCGCTGGAGATCGCCAAGTCGGACCCGGCGATGGTGCGGGAGCGCGTGACGGAGCTGTCGAAGGCCTTGCACATCGACGAGACCCTGGACCGCCGCCCCGGCACGCTCTCGGGCGGCCAGCGGCAGCGCGTGGCGATGGGCCGGGCGATCGTCCGGCAGCCCAAGCTGTTCCTGATGGACGAGCCGCTGTCGAACCTCGACGCCGGCATGCGTACCGAGCTCCGCATGGAGATCTCGGCGCTGGTCAGGTCGCTCGGCGTGACCACGATCTACGTCACGCACGACCAGGTGGAGGCCCTGACGCTGGCCGACAGGATCGCCATACTGAACAGGGGAGTCCTCCAGGACGTCGGCACGCCGGCCCAGATTTACAACGATCCAGCCACCGCCTTCGTCGCCGCGTTCCTCAATTCCCAGCAGCTGAACCTGTTGGCGGCGGGTGTCAGGACGCCGCAGAATCAGTACGTCATGCTCGACTTCGGCCCGCACCGGCTCACGCTGCCGTGGAGCGATCCGAGGGCGTACGCGATCTCGCAGCACACGGGCGGGCAGGTGCTCGTGGGCCTGCGGCCCGACGGGCTGGCCCCGGTGCCGGAGTCGTACGAGGGGCCGTCCTTCTTCGGGCGGGTGCGGGCGCTGGAGTACCACGGGCACGAGTGGCTGGCCTACATCGAGTGCGGGATGCCCGCCATGCCGGTGCCCGAGCCGCCGGACCCGCGCCAGCGGCTCAACGGCGAGAAGAACGGGTCCGGGAAGCTGTCGGGGCTGGTCCGGCGGATCTTCTCCTCGTCGTCACGCGAGGAGGAGCACCAGGAGCAGGAGAGGGTGGGCCAGCACCCGAACAGCGGCATCCACCGCCGCTCCGACCTGATCGTCCGCCTGGGCAACCGCCCCGTCTGGCGCGCCGGCGACGCGGCCAAGGTGGCCGTGGACCTCTCCCGGTTGATGATCTTCACCCTGGACGGCGCCCGGATCGACCCTCCCCGCCGGTAG
- a CDS encoding alpha-amylase family glycosyl hydrolase: protein MTAWWRDAAIYQVYVRSFADGDGDGIGDLIGVRDRLPYLAGLGVDAVWLTPFYPSPMADFGYDVADHRDVDPLFGTLADAKALIDDAHALGLRVIVDIVPNHTSSAHPWFQQALRGEQRDRYIFRDRPNDWESIFGGPAWTQVEDGQWYLHLFDPAQPDLNWDNDEVRGEFESILRFWLDLGVDGFRVDVAHGMVKPRDLPDIGRPDQARLVGKEPVPYFDNDGVHDIHRSWRRLLDSYPGERIGVAEAWAPTAERLAMYVRPDELHQAFNFHYLFAPWDAAELRTAIDSSLATAASVGAPSTWVLSNHDVKRHVTRYGSLARARAAALLTLALPGSVYVYQGEELGLPEVLDLPPEVCQDPQRLRDADSGRDGCRVPLPWTREHGWRNPWLPIPADWAELSVEAQEGVTGSTLELYRAALRLRSAFGGDLTWHESPGGTLVFSRGSLVCAVNLTGTPVDFGVDGELLLASDVPGAGDSAAWWKVKCQA, encoded by the coding sequence ATGACGGCATGGTGGCGGGACGCCGCGATCTACCAGGTGTACGTGCGCAGCTTCGCGGACGGCGACGGCGACGGGATCGGCGACCTGATCGGCGTTCGCGATCGCCTCCCCTACCTGGCGGGTCTGGGCGTGGACGCCGTCTGGCTGACGCCGTTCTACCCCTCCCCCATGGCCGATTTCGGGTACGACGTCGCCGACCACAGGGACGTGGACCCGCTCTTCGGAACGCTCGCCGACGCCAAGGCCCTCATCGACGACGCGCACGCCCTCGGGCTGCGGGTGATCGTGGACATCGTCCCCAACCACACCTCCTCGGCCCACCCCTGGTTCCAGCAGGCGTTACGCGGCGAGCAGCGCGATCGCTACATCTTCCGCGACCGGCCGAACGACTGGGAGTCGATCTTCGGCGGGCCGGCGTGGACTCAGGTCGAGGACGGGCAGTGGTACCTGCACCTGTTCGACCCCGCACAGCCCGACCTCAACTGGGACAACGACGAGGTGCGCGGCGAGTTCGAGTCGATCCTGCGGTTCTGGCTCGACCTGGGCGTCGACGGCTTCCGCGTGGACGTGGCGCACGGCATGGTCAAGCCGCGCGACCTGCCGGACATCGGCCGCCCGGACCAGGCCAGGCTGGTCGGCAAGGAGCCGGTGCCGTACTTCGACAACGACGGCGTGCACGACATCCACCGCTCGTGGCGGCGCCTGCTCGACTCCTACCCCGGCGAGCGCATCGGCGTGGCCGAGGCGTGGGCGCCCACGGCCGAGCGGCTGGCGATGTACGTCCGCCCGGACGAGTTGCACCAGGCGTTCAACTTCCACTACCTGTTCGCCCCGTGGGACGCGGCCGAGCTGAGGACGGCGATCGACTCCTCGCTCGCCACCGCCGCCTCGGTGGGCGCCCCGAGCACGTGGGTGCTGTCGAACCACGACGTCAAGCGGCACGTCACCCGCTACGGCAGCCTGGCCAGGGCCCGCGCCGCCGCGCTGCTGACGCTCGCGCTGCCCGGCTCGGTCTACGTCTACCAGGGTGAGGAGCTGGGCCTGCCGGAGGTGCTGGACCTGCCGCCCGAGGTGTGCCAGGACCCGCAGCGCCTGCGCGACGCCGACAGCGGCCGCGACGGCTGCCGCGTGCCGCTGCCCTGGACCCGTGAGCACGGCTGGCGGAACCCGTGGCTGCCGATCCCGGCGGACTGGGCCGAGCTGAGCGTCGAGGCCCAGGAAGGGGTGACCGGCTCGACGCTGGAGCTGTATCGGGCGGCGCTGCGGCTGCGGAGCGCGTTCGGCGGAGACCTGACCTGGCACGAGTCGCCGGGGGGCACGCTCGTGTTCTCCAGGGGCAGCCTGGTCTGTGCCGTCAACCTCACCGGGACGCCCGTGGACTTCGGGGTCGACGGGGAGCTCCTGCTGGCCTCGGATGTCCCTGGAGCAGGGGATTCGGCGGCGTGGTGGAAAGTAAAGTGTCAGGCATGA
- a CDS encoding LacI family DNA-binding transcriptional regulator, producing MNGHARLADIAAQAGVSEATVSRVLNGKPGVSAATRQSVMAALDLMGYERPPRLRQRSNGLVGLVTPELDNPIFPAFAQAIEKALTQHGYTPVLCTQLPGGAPEDEFTELLVDRGVSGIVFVSGLHADTTARMDRYTRLTDRGLPIVLVDGYSEHIDAPFISPDDRLAARLSVQHLVDLGHERIGLAQGPRRFVPVIRKIEGYKQAMAQLLGATDVDELIAHSLFSVEGGQAAAAQLLSRGCTGIVCASDLMALGAIRACRERGLSVPGDVSVVGFDDSPLIAFTDPPLTTVRKPIGAMASAAVQTLLEEVNGAPAKHVELIFQPELVVRGSTGSGPLVNR from the coding sequence ATGAACGGTCACGCTCGCCTAGCCGACATCGCCGCCCAGGCCGGGGTGAGTGAGGCCACGGTCAGCAGGGTGCTCAACGGCAAGCCCGGTGTCTCGGCCGCCACCCGCCAGTCGGTGATGGCCGCGCTCGACCTCATGGGCTACGAGCGCCCGCCCCGGCTGCGGCAGCGCAGCAACGGGCTGGTCGGTCTGGTGACGCCGGAGCTGGACAACCCGATCTTCCCCGCGTTCGCGCAGGCCATCGAGAAGGCGCTGACCCAGCACGGCTACACACCCGTGCTCTGCACCCAGCTGCCCGGCGGCGCGCCGGAGGACGAGTTCACCGAGCTGCTGGTCGATCGCGGCGTGAGCGGCATCGTGTTCGTCTCGGGCCTGCACGCCGACACGACCGCGCGCATGGACCGCTACACCCGGCTGACCGACCGCGGGCTGCCGATCGTGCTCGTCGACGGCTACAGCGAGCACATCGACGCGCCCTTCATCTCGCCCGACGACCGCCTGGCCGCCCGGCTGTCCGTGCAGCACCTGGTCGACCTCGGCCACGAGCGCATCGGGCTCGCGCAGGGACCGCGCAGGTTCGTGCCGGTGATCAGGAAGATCGAGGGCTACAAGCAGGCCATGGCGCAGCTGCTCGGCGCCACCGACGTCGACGAGCTGATCGCCCACTCGCTGTTCTCCGTCGAGGGCGGGCAGGCGGCCGCCGCGCAGCTGCTGTCGCGCGGCTGCACCGGCATCGTGTGCGCGAGCGACCTGATGGCGCTGGGCGCGATCCGCGCCTGCAGGGAGAGGGGGCTGTCCGTGCCGGGAGACGTGTCCGTGGTCGGGTTCGACGACTCGCCGCTGATCGCGTTCACCGACCCGCCGCTGACCACCGTACGCAAGCCGATCGGCGCGATGGCCTCGGCGGCCGTGCAGACGCTGCTCGAAGAGGTGAACGGCGCCCCCGCCAAGCACGTCGAGCTGATCTTCCAGCCGGAGCTGGTCGTCCGCGGCTCCACCGGCTCAGGCCCCCTGGTCAACCGGTGA
- a CDS encoding PfkB family carbohydrate kinase: MNTMRRDILILGGSGVDTTVYVPELPLPYQDTYHVPPVVDRIGNTGAGVALGCHALGLGVAFADLIGDDPQGALVRHALREIDCSWGPAAAGTRRSVLLVGPDGRRTSLHDPKHTSGERMPRELYANVRARNVHVSIMDFCRHVYPDLDGTHISTDLHDWDGLNDYHKDFAYRSDLVFLSAAALADPEATMRDILARGRAHTVVCMRGADGCIVLTRDSEPRAFPAVPLPGPVADSNGAGDAFVSGFLYGTVRARSLEECVRLGSIAGAHACTVSGTHESPITESLLLARFSR, encoded by the coding sequence ATGAACACGATGAGGCGCGACATTCTGATCCTCGGCGGTTCCGGCGTGGACACGACGGTGTACGTGCCGGAGCTGCCGCTGCCGTACCAGGACACCTACCACGTGCCGCCGGTCGTCGACCGGATCGGCAACACCGGCGCGGGCGTCGCGCTGGGCTGCCACGCCCTCGGGCTGGGCGTCGCCTTCGCCGACCTGATCGGCGACGACCCGCAGGGCGCGCTCGTCCGCCACGCACTGCGCGAGATCGACTGCTCCTGGGGGCCGGCCGCGGCGGGCACCCGGCGCAGCGTCCTGCTCGTCGGCCCCGACGGCCGCCGCACCTCGCTCCACGACCCGAAGCACACGTCCGGCGAGCGCATGCCGCGCGAGCTGTACGCGAACGTGCGCGCCAGGAACGTCCACGTGTCGATCATGGATTTCTGCCGCCACGTCTACCCCGACCTCGACGGCACCCACATCTCCACCGACCTGCACGACTGGGACGGCCTCAACGACTACCACAAGGACTTCGCCTACCGGTCGGACCTGGTGTTCCTGTCGGCCGCCGCCCTCGCGGACCCCGAGGCGACGATGCGTGACATCCTCGCGCGCGGCCGGGCCCACACGGTCGTGTGCATGCGCGGGGCCGACGGCTGTATCGTCCTGACGCGCGACTCCGAGCCGCGCGCGTTCCCGGCCGTGCCGCTGCCCGGCCCGGTGGCCGACAGCAACGGCGCGGGCGACGCGTTCGTCTCCGGCTTCCTGTACGGCACGGTGCGGGCGCGGTCGCTGGAGGAGTGCGTACGGCTGGGGTCCATCGCGGGCGCGCACGCCTGCACGGTCTCCGGCACCCACGAGTCCCCGATCACCGAGTCCCTGCTGCTGGCTAGGTTTTCGCGGTAG
- a CDS encoding MFS transporter, with protein MRRPFITLLAANALSVTGNVLSMLAVPWFVLESTGSAGLTGLAAFATTFPIVISAAFGGTLVDLLGFRWASVLSDLTSGLVVLAIPALSLTTGLSYPILLLLLFVRWLAATPGETARKAMLPDLSALGRVRISRATAAYDGVNRGATMVGAPLAGILILWAGPSTLLIVDGVTFLLSALLISAGVPHIDTGERESGGYLRDLRDGLTFLWRDRLQVSATGMIVVVNMLDTGVTQVLLALYARDVAGDPRAFGLLTGGLGAGAVAGTIVYGAAGGRLPTRLTYGWCFLIAGVPRVLVLALGAPFPVALGVAALSGFAAGAINPILGVIQFDRIPARLRARALSAMTAAAYAAMPLGGLLAGSLTELTGLTNTLYAFTSVYLIASIPPFVCRAWRELDQPSTAKT; from the coding sequence GTGAGGCGTCCATTCATCACCTTGCTGGCCGCCAACGCCCTTTCCGTCACCGGAAACGTGCTCTCCATGCTCGCCGTCCCGTGGTTCGTCCTGGAGAGCACGGGAAGCGCCGGCCTCACGGGGCTGGCCGCCTTCGCCACCACCTTCCCGATCGTCATATCGGCCGCGTTCGGCGGCACGCTGGTGGACCTGCTGGGGTTCCGCTGGGCGAGCGTGCTGTCCGACCTGACGAGCGGCCTCGTCGTGCTCGCCATTCCCGCGCTGTCGCTGACGACCGGGCTCTCCTATCCGATCCTGCTGCTGCTCCTGTTCGTACGGTGGCTGGCGGCCACCCCGGGAGAGACGGCGCGCAAGGCCATGCTGCCCGACCTGTCGGCGCTCGGGCGCGTGCGCATCAGCCGGGCGACGGCGGCGTACGACGGCGTCAACCGCGGCGCGACGATGGTGGGCGCCCCGCTCGCCGGGATCCTCATCCTCTGGGCGGGGCCCAGCACGCTCCTCATCGTCGACGGCGTCACCTTCCTGCTGTCCGCGCTGCTCATCTCCGCCGGGGTCCCGCACATCGACACGGGAGAACGCGAATCCGGCGGCTACCTGCGCGACCTGCGCGACGGGCTGACATTCCTCTGGCGCGACCGGCTGCAGGTGAGCGCCACCGGGATGATCGTGGTCGTCAACATGCTCGACACGGGCGTGACGCAGGTGCTGCTGGCGCTGTACGCCCGCGACGTGGCTGGCGACCCCCGCGCGTTCGGCCTGCTCACCGGCGGGCTCGGGGCGGGGGCGGTGGCCGGGACCATCGTCTACGGCGCGGCCGGCGGCCGATTACCCACGCGGCTGACCTACGGCTGGTGCTTCCTCATCGCCGGCGTCCCGCGCGTGCTGGTGCTGGCCCTCGGCGCGCCGTTCCCGGTGGCGCTCGGCGTGGCCGCCCTCTCCGGATTCGCGGCCGGCGCGATCAACCCCATTCTCGGCGTGATCCAGTTCGACCGCATCCCCGCCCGGCTGAGAGCGCGGGCGCTCAGCGCCATGACGGCCGCCGCCTACGCGGCCATGCCGCTCGGCGGCCTGCTGGCCGGCTCGCTCACCGAACTGACCGGACTCACGAACACCCTGTACGCCTTCACCAGCGTCTACCTGATCGCGTCCATCCCGCCGTTCGTCTGCCGGGCCTGGCGGGAGCTGGACCAGCCGTCTACCGCGAAAACCTAG
- a CDS encoding cation diffusion facilitator family transporter gives MVHGLFRTHSHDSADKTDAALESSSRGMRVLAVSFAVLMATAAVQAVIVVASGSVALLGDTLHNLADALTAVPLAIAFSLGRRAATRRFTYGYGRAEDLAGIAIVLLIAASAAFAGYEAVIRLLNPQDVRAVGWVAGAALVGFAGNEWVARYRIKVGREIGSAALVADGLHARTDGFTSLAVLLGAGGAALGFPLADPVVGLLITFAICFVLRDAAREIYHRLMDAVDPALVDTAERILAAVDGVRRVGSVRLRWIGHALHAEVEILVDHGMSVVDAHAVAVEAEHRLIHDLPRLKAATVHTDPYGPDGADHHATLSAHRTR, from the coding sequence ATGGTCCACGGCCTGTTCCGGACGCACAGCCACGACAGCGCCGACAAGACCGACGCCGCGCTGGAGTCCAGCAGCCGTGGCATGCGCGTGCTGGCCGTCTCGTTCGCCGTCCTGATGGCCACCGCCGCCGTCCAGGCGGTGATCGTCGTGGCCTCCGGCTCGGTCGCACTGCTCGGCGACACCCTGCACAACCTGGCCGACGCCCTCACTGCCGTCCCGCTGGCGATCGCGTTCTCCCTCGGCCGCCGCGCCGCCACCCGCCGCTTCACCTACGGGTACGGCAGGGCCGAGGACCTCGCGGGCATCGCCATCGTCCTGCTGATCGCCGCCTCGGCGGCCTTCGCCGGGTACGAGGCCGTCATCCGGCTGCTGAACCCCCAGGACGTCAGGGCCGTGGGCTGGGTGGCGGGGGCGGCCCTGGTCGGGTTCGCGGGCAACGAGTGGGTGGCTCGATACCGGATCAAGGTGGGCAGGGAGATCGGCTCGGCCGCGCTGGTGGCCGACGGCCTGCACGCCAGGACCGACGGCTTCACCTCCCTGGCCGTCCTCCTGGGCGCGGGCGGCGCCGCGCTCGGCTTCCCTCTCGCCGACCCGGTCGTGGGACTGCTGATCACGTTCGCCATCTGCTTCGTGCTGCGCGACGCCGCCCGCGAGATCTACCACCGGCTCATGGACGCCGTGGACCCCGCCCTCGTGGACACCGCTGAACGCATCCTGGCCGCGGTGGACGGGGTGCGGCGGGTCGGCTCCGTACGACTGCGCTGGATCGGCCACGCCCTGCACGCCGAGGTGGAGATCCTTGTGGACCACGGCATGTCGGTGGTGGACGCGCACGCGGTGGCGGTGGAGGCCGAGCACCGCCTTATCCACGACCTGCCACGGCTGAAGGCCGCCACCGTCCACACCGACCCGTACGGCCCGGACGGCGCCGACCACCACGCCACCCTGTCCGCCCACCGCACCCGCTGA
- a CDS encoding metalloregulator ArsR/SmtB family transcription factor, giving the protein MYARDNVSGANRSQEQPTPAQVNAAVDAFRMLSDGTRLRLMWLLSSDEQDVNSLAQAVGVPRPSVSQHLAKLRLAGLVDTRRDGRRVLYRARDSHVRALIAEALFHADHEVSGRSRHN; this is encoded by the coding sequence ATGTACGCACGCGACAACGTCTCAGGTGCCAACCGGTCGCAGGAGCAACCCACTCCCGCCCAGGTGAACGCGGCCGTGGACGCGTTCCGCATGCTCAGCGACGGCACCCGGCTGCGGCTGATGTGGTTGCTGTCGTCAGACGAGCAGGATGTGAACTCGCTTGCCCAGGCGGTCGGCGTGCCGCGGCCGTCGGTGTCGCAGCATCTGGCCAAGCTCAGGCTGGCGGGGCTGGTGGACACCCGCAGGGACGGACGTCGCGTGCTCTACCGGGCACGCGACTCCCACGTACGGGCGCTCATCGCCGAGGCGCTGTTCCACGCCGACCATGAGGTGTCAGGCCGGTCCCGCCACAACTGA
- a CDS encoding ACT domain-containing protein — protein sequence MLLRLRVSLPDRPGGLGQIARALGALGADILQVTVLERERGRAVDDFTVSWPGPVTTSEARERLSALPGVRVEGVWATKEVPGSALDYDLLMHVVSEPARGFATLVDALPGLCGAEWSVALADGAVRHASLAAPKKFELDLPEPPPRAATMDADKLRLMLLPVVAQGLHLVVARADGPVFHRAELERAARIVDVVAKLAARA from the coding sequence ATGCTGCTGCGACTGAGGGTGTCGCTGCCGGACCGGCCGGGCGGCCTTGGCCAGATCGCCAGGGCCCTGGGTGCGCTCGGCGCGGACATCCTGCAGGTCACCGTGCTCGAACGCGAGCGCGGTCGGGCCGTGGACGACTTCACTGTCTCCTGGCCGGGGCCGGTGACCACGTCCGAGGCCCGCGAGCGGCTGTCCGCCCTGCCGGGCGTACGGGTGGAGGGCGTCTGGGCGACCAAGGAGGTGCCGGGCTCGGCCTTGGACTACGACCTGCTCATGCACGTGGTGTCCGAGCCCGCACGGGGCTTCGCCACGCTGGTGGACGCGCTGCCGGGGTTGTGCGGCGCGGAGTGGTCGGTGGCGCTGGCCGACGGGGCCGTGCGGCACGCCTCGCTGGCCGCTCCCAAGAAGTTCGAACTTGACCTGCCGGAGCCGCCGCCCCGGGCCGCCACCATGGACGCCGACAAGCTGAGACTGATGCTGCTGCCGGTGGTGGCCCAGGGGCTGCATCTGGTGGTGGCCAGGGCGGACGGGCCGGTGTTCCACCGCGCCGAGCTCGAACGTGCCGCCCGCATCGTGGACGTGGTCGCCAAGCTGGCCGCCCGGGCCTGA